CTGTTGTGTCTGCTTCCTTTGGTTTCCTTTGCTGTTAGGTGGGATCACTAGGAGGGAGTCTAAGTGACATAACCTAGCACTAGACTCTAAGTTGTCTCACATGAATACTTGAGAAAATGGACTAAAGTTTGACCTTCGTCTTTCTTTTATAACtaaatttgtaaaaaaaaattatgtttaatATGTAAGACGTAGAAAGATTATATTGTtcttatgtttatgaaactagCGTACCTAATTAATTGGCATATACGTCACTCTGTTCATTTTGAAAATACTAATGTTGGTCAGATCAGGTGGAAATTTTGGAACTGAAACTGGAGCCTTTTTTATTTTACAAATAAGATTAAAGTAGCAAAAATTAGTTGCTTGGTATTTGGCATTGTTTGAGTAGAGCATATATTTCACTGCGGTTAGTCTTGTCTTTTGTATATATTAGGCAAGATAGAGTGGTATTTAATTGTTCCTAAACCTTATGTTTTCCTTACGTGCTACATCAAGGTCTGGATTCCCGACAATGAAGTGAGTATTAGTCTAAAAAATGCATAAACCTGTCTATTTTTTGGAAAATTGTAATTCTTATTCAGTAACTCTTACTGggtttaaaattttatgttctttaggGCAGATATAgaacaaatttcagattttttttctttgttaatCTGCTTGTAATTAATTGAGTTTTCCTAGCAATTTTATGAACCGCTTGATTTGCttcaaattaatttaaatgattTTCTCTCCGTATTATTTTGGATGATTTTCACTCGTTATGCTCTCTAATTTCAGATAATTTGCCATTGCTCAAAAATTTTCAAGATTATGTTCAAGTATTCCTCTGTGCATTGAATAGTAAATGTTCTGATATCTATGAGTTCTGCATTTACTACCTATGTTCTGGTAATTTTCTTCACTTATACTCAATAtttctagatttttttttttaatttcaaaaatagtACTCCCTGCGTACGTTCCAAATTAATACTCTCTATACTAGCAAATGTTCTGACATCTATGAGTTATGCATTTACTACATGTGTTCTGGTAATGTAAAGAGCAGTGAGAGGTCATACTCTGACATCTATGAGTTCTGCATTTACTACCCGTGTTCTGTTAATGTAAAGTGTAGTGAGAGGCCATACTCTCTCTGTACAAAATTTTAGGCACTTCAGCAGCTCCATAAGACTTTGTTCCTTCTGTTTGTTGTAGGATTTAGAAGAACTCCACTAATTTATTAAGTGACTGCTATTTTGAGCACGCCACCTCCTAATACCTGGGACTTCTCTTTCTAGTATGTGATATGCATAGAATTACTAGAAGCCGCAGATCTAACTTTAAACATAGCCTTATGCTTCCTTTTGCTTTTAtagaaaaatcaaataaaagtcCACGACCAACATGCATCACACTATATGAAAAGCCTAATGCTTATTGATGTTTTCTGTAGTCATAGAGATTGGTCTCAGCTTATTTCATCAACTAATTCTTCATACTGGAACTGAAAGCATATTCAACAATTGGAGATGTTTATAAGATGATTCTCTGCTTCTGTGAGAGTTAGAATTTTGGTTTTATTGTTTATCAGCTGCTGTTATTTTCCTTTGGTATCATGTGCTAGAAAGATTGTCAACTGAATAGTGATAACAGCTGAAAGCAGACTCACCCTGCTCCATAGTTATAGCCTCCTTAGTTATAGCCTCCTGGTTGAGATATGGGAGATGGTGACAACTTCAATTTTGAGTTTGTTATGGAAATCTGTATAATTGCATACCACAATCCCATTGTCTGTAGATGGGGAATCTTTCCGACCACTATGTTTGTAACCCCTGCAAAGTTTGAGCAGAAAGGTATATATGCACATTAATACTCAGTTTTAAGATATATAAGCTCATTAACTGCTTAATTCTTAATATTCAAGGCCCTCATGGCAGTGCCTGATCCTAAGTTGCAAATATGATAGCTTGAGAAATGGTCTTGATGTGTTTTCATACTCTTATGCGCTTCTAAGAAGATGAATAATTGTTGATATTTAGACCTGAATTGTGCTCTTGTTTTAACATACTATTTTCAGTATTGGTTAGTTTACTGGAATTGccccattaattttttgcgatAGTTAGCTGAAAAGTCCAAGTCTCATTCTTTTGTCCTCCTTTAATCAATTTTTGGTTACTATATTGGAAAATGTATTGTCATGAATCTGTCAACTGCTGCACTCGTGTAACGTATAATTTCTTGTATTTGATTTTCTTGGTCACATTTTGTTCTCATATCTGCTACTTTTGGTGACGTCGTTAGTTCGTTACTTCTCTTGTTGTTTTATTTGTGAACTATCATTTGAATTTGACGAGGAAAATTAAGCATATGATGGAATTAAATTTTCTTATAGTCTTTCCTTGGATTTTACTCATTTTGGACCTTTTTTTTCAGCATTGCTTTACTTCAGGCGTAAAACTTGGAGACAACAAGTTCTGTTTGTCTATTAACTTATGAAGTGTATTAGATGGAGTACTTCCTTCTATGTGATGTACATGGTCGTGTGGATGTGTGAATCAAACACCTGGGGTATCCTGGCTGCATAATAGGGAGATGGAACCTATTGCAGAACGTTCTCCATGGAGGTTATTGTGACAGCTCAAGCTTACAAAATAAGCCAAATATTAGTTTTTACAATGTCTAGTAATTAGTTAGCGGTCATTATATCAATTTTGAACAAATTCGTGTAAGACTCATATTTTGTACTTTATACGTTATATTATGTAAAATAAATTACAACATTCTGACCATATTTGGTTGGGTTTACCATTTTTATACAATTTTGTAAGTTCAACGTGGTTATGCAGTGaagattatttttttctttttacaaaACATAATTCTCGACGCCATTGTATGTCAATTTCAAATTCCCGCGAAAACAAGTAATCACCCACAAAGACAAATCTCGTCATAAATAATCGTCGAGAATATTTTTTGCGACGACAAAGTCTATCGAGAATGTTAGTAAAATTATGATGGACGCCTATTGTCGTCGAGATTATCGACGCCCAAGAGCGTCGAGAAATTCTCTACGCCCAAATTCTCGACGATGACTTGAACCGTCGAGAAATAATTTCTCGTCGCTCTTAGGCGTCGAAAAAATGCCTAAAAGCGTCGAAAAATGACGCGAATTGTAGTAGTGAGAACTGCCTCACCGAAAAGATCgttttgattgcttaactaattggtttcattccttaactaattagttcaattgtttaactaattggttctagtatttaactaattggtttcaatgcttaactaattggaggGAACAGAGCTTCGAGGAAGgagaaatcaatattttatttttttaggtttCCAGGTTAGTTAAAGGAGGGAAGGGAATTGGAGGGAAACTTATGaagaattgaaaaaaaaaatcacttttTTTAATAAGCACGTGACTGACACGTGCGAGTCAACACCGAAAAATTAAAGTCAACCataaaaaaatgggtaaatgtCTCATCTCACAACAAAAATTCATTTTTAGGTTGCAtcttacaacatttttttataAAGTCATTTGTCACAATTTTGGACATTAAAAAGGTATTTCTGACAAAAAAATCCTTAaaacaattactccctccgtatttatgtaagggatacacttgccttttccggccgtatttatttaagagatacacttgccatttttaataacttatcaacccaccatctaattaaataatacatataATCTACTCAATGAatcaccatcctattaaacaaataatctcGTAAACCCATCTCACCTCCCACCCGGGTTCGATTTttcgcatatctgatatgtgtggaaacacacatatcaactaaaagacaaatagctaaaagacaaaaaaggaagtaccattcatgtaaaaaaagtaccattctgtaaaaaaaaagtaccatttttttttttgtacttttttcctattttgtcttttgttttGATATGTATTTCCCcgtacatatctgatatgtatttgtacttcctccCTCCCACCCCCAAAATGACATGATCTccaattatttacttattaaaatatctatccaaccccacttgctttattattttatttcattcaattgttCTTCTTAATACTCATGTCCaaccaagtgtatcccttaaataaataaggAGGGAGTAGTGCACTTGAAATGGAGCCTATCCGTAGTTCCGTACTCCTGAGTCGTGATTGAAGCCAATGTAGCTTAAATGACTTATTTTCCCATAAAAAGATAATTACAACAGATACGAAATTGACTAGATCTTAATGGACCTGATCTAACCCAAAGTACTCCTAACAAAAATTGACCTGTATCCAATTGAAACCGATCCATACCCAAATAGATCCAACCCGTAAAAGTTCTTGATTCGGATGAACCCGACCCAATCAACATGTTTGGCATATCCAGTCGTACCCTACCCACCTCACCGACTCTCTTTCATTGTGGCAATTCTTAATGATTGATCCCTATATTGGACCACACGGTCCACCCCACACCAACTCTTGCTACTTGCTAGGCCATTCTACTAAACCGCACAGCCCAACTACCCAAGTGAATAATACACTGATAATTAAGTGGTAAATTAGTACAACAGTTCCCTGTAATCCATGAATAAACTTTGATTACATCTCCTTGAATCGAGCGTTAACAGTCTATATATGGAGTATAAATCTGGCAACCGGTAGCTAACACGAGAAACGAGAGGAAGATACAccattaaaaacaaaaacaaaaacagggcACCAATTAAGGATAAAGGATCCAAAGAGGGGCCGCATTCATTATTCCCAGCTGTTCCTTCCCATGTGACTCCTCCTTCGTTAGATTTCCATCCATTAAAATCCACTCacttcactctctctcctccaaacccCCAACAATGTCTTCGAAGACTGttatctctctcctctttctgaTCTCCTACATTACCCTCCATACTTCCACTGTGGAAGCTCAGATCCACGACTTCGGGTCTGATTGGGCTTCGTCTTCCGCAATGTCGATGGTGTTAAACCCCAGCGGAGTAAGTGGTGGAGGTGGAGGAGATCTTGATCTTGATTTTGATGATGAGATTGATGAAGATGGAATCGACGGTAGTAGCAGTAGTAGGAGATCTCTGTACTGGAAGAGGAAGGTGTACTACATATCGTATGGTGCGTTGTCAGCGAATCGGGTCCCGTGTCCACCACGCTCCGGTAGGTCTTACTACACTCACAACTGTTACGGAACTCATGCCCCTGCTAATCCTTATTCTCGCGGTTGCTCTTGCATCACTCGTTGCCGCCGTTAGTAAGATTTTTTAAGTATTTGATTAGGGGTTTATTTTATGTTTAAGAGTTGAGGTTTAGGGTTTAATTAATCATCTCCCTTTTTATCTCATCTCATAAAGTCTATTTCCTTTTGTGTGATTATTTTGGTAATTATTGTAAGTCTTGAGCTGGATGTGGGGTCCTCTTTTTACTTGTTGAGGATTGGTTGATTAATGATGTATCAATGTATCATTATTTGTTAAGTATGATTTTAAAAGACGGATTAGTATTTGTAAAACAATAGTAATTTGTAGTTAATTAATTGCTCTGTAATAACGGGCTTTTTGGATATCAACGAGCTTAGTTGATAAGGAAGGTGATACCCTAAGACTTGGAATAATAGCAAGCTATAAGTTCACTTTGTAATAATGTTGTGCAAACTTTTGAATACACTTGCCGATTACTCATGTGATATTGGTAGGTTGGTAGTGTATGTTTTACTCATCGTCTATATGTTTGAACAAAAATGATGGGTAAATTACAATCAACATCTTCCACTCCCTTATTCGTTGTTCTTTAGGCTATTTTATGATATTTAAATCCTAGAATAGGGTATTACCGGTATTAGAATTTTGATTACCAAACTACAATTCGAACGTAGAAGTCCGTTTGGCAGGGGATTAAAATAGTGTTAATGgaaatgaatttgtatgtaaatttgtaatattcATTCCATGGTAATGTTAGTTCACTTAATATTAgctttttttctttataaattttcattacGATATTAGTTCATTACCATTTGGTGagtggtactccctccgtatttatttaagagatacacttgatcggacacgggtattaagaaaaagaattgaatgaaataaagtaataaaacaagtggattgaatagatattttaataagaaaaacaagtggggaccatatcattttagggagtgtggggtgggggtggggtgtagatatattatttaattagatggtggtgctaataagttactaaaaatggcaagtgtatctcttaaataaatacggccgggaaaggtaagtgtatcccttaaataaatacaaagGAAATATTAGGTAGGAATGCAAATCTACGAAGAACAATCACCAAGTTTGTGACAAAATTTCATTATCATGGATATCATGATATTATTTTCTTGTTAAGTAACacttatatttttttcaattcaCACTATTTATTACCGGATACCAAACGGGTCTGAAACGACCGAACTCGTAACTGACCATGACCCGAAATGTTGGTAAAATATGTAACCCGAAACCTGACCTgtacctgtgagggggtcgaaaaagcacgaggctaatgcgtgacctcgtccctcgtgggtgtgacgattctttttattcaatcaagtgtaattggatttcctgtgagtttacacccaattgactagtaatataggagtcgccattcagtttttaacgacaatgagaaaaactgacaaaacccggttatcgtgacataaagggagtgcaattatgtttgaccacgacggccgtaggttcccttgtgatccctggtgtggggatctctcaacatacaaccgcaaggtagagattgagggttcgggggactgtaactaccgagaggagtacttcgctcgtcgataactccagaggcaggatatccttactagctcagcataaataattgaagggacatacgttaactattaaactaatctgaattgattttagcaatatgcaacatataatactaattcgatcgtgattatctgatttaaatagcattaagggacctagcatgataatccgatttcccaaaaatattatatttgttaggcgtgatagaacaatcagattaggttagtttaacagttcgtaaaaatggcgaggaaagcagttaaatcatcgaaaaaggacacattacgacgcacccttgagaggtgcgtcatggttctcagaaaattaaccactttgactttgctatttatcctttttatttaacgagtctcaatttgaaggaaataatgcccttggtccaagtatgcattcaatgttaagtctaataaatgcggttcagtattaattaacaagttaataattcagtgagatcaagtgagctgaatgcctagctagaggccgcttcagttcaagtggaattaatgatattaatccacagcttactcttgactgaacccgtagggtcacacaaattgtacgtaaacggatcaagtatttaatgacattaaatactccatctatggatattcggaatcgacggatcttggtttcagtgggagctgagatcgtcacaggcaagaaatgaatactccggaaacgatgatattgccggaaatggaaatatggatcgtatcggaaatataaatattatccaagtcgtagatgttgccggaaacggaaacatggtacgtatcggaaaatattatcggaaatggaaatattgccggaatcggaaatattgccggaaacggaaatattgtcagaagcggaaatattatcggaatcagaaaataattccggaaacggaaatattaaatatttgttcgaaacggaaattaattccggaatcggaaatattaaatattgttcgtatcggaaataaattccggaatcgggaatttaatcgaaagcgtatcgtacgaattagcatcggacgaggctcgctagacgaaggcccagcacgaagccaggccatcgcccagcaagccacacgcatcaccaacacacgccaaagcctcgaccaggcccagcgcaagccagacccagccgaagccatgggcgcgcgcggacagtagcatgggccaagcgttgtgcgctcagcgtgggccgcaaggcctgcgcgggtgtacggtgctcgtgcgatgctcgtgtgcgaatcctaaagctatcgggattcgataaaagattaaatcctaaacctattagataaagtttatttaaatagagtcctagcaggattctaattaaataaattagtatcctaataggattccaattccttttccatacttctataaataagggtctagggtcattatttatacacaagttttcaagtattcaaagctaggatttttaagcagaaaaatcagccataactcttgcccatttagccgaaaataagtagtaccttaagggcgattctagttggtcaatcttaaggcggatccggacgtgctgtggactatctacggagggacgacacttggagtcctaaagacttgttcttgttcggttcgggcgcagctagggaaggcacgcaacaaagagtatgcatctaaactatgctaaatgattatgtgtaaataatatgttttcctggctttatggtttttccgcatgatttatgaattgtcatatgtatcatttaggatttatgttggaatgcaacacctaattctgacaggtttctatcttttatgatttgccacttttagaagctaccttttacggcagttactttttttagcaggtttccataaatagcaggtttcaggtgaaataaaaaggggaattgagattcgttgattttataggagatgcgttgtcaagtggagatttatgctttcatcatcgaacctttccctttcgggaatggggacaaaagtaggtgtctacagttagcccccactttgatcgagtcttggagtaagacgacggtcaaagtattagacggagtgcgtcacacaagccatggtgtattgtgacctgttttgcgagggtctcacgagcccccgagtgataacatttgacttaagggtcatcacttgaagtgtcgacatatccctcacgtgtcattgggatttgtcaattgATAGTAtataaacttcctcactttgtcattggaaggatctaaaggtgcgtagaaactccctcactttgtcatt
This genomic stretch from Spinacia oleracea cultivar Varoflay chromosome 3, BTI_SOV_V1, whole genome shotgun sequence harbors:
- the LOC110779254 gene encoding protein RALF-like 34 translates to MSSKTVISLLFLISYITLHTSTVEAQIHDFGSDWASSSAMSMVLNPSGVSGGGGGDLDLDFDDEIDEDGIDGSSSSRRSLYWKRKVYYISYGALSANRVPCPPRSGRSYYTHNCYGTHAPANPYSRGCSCITRCRR